In Coturnix japonica isolate 7356 chromosome 7, Coturnix japonica 2.1, whole genome shotgun sequence, one DNA window encodes the following:
- the LOC107316901 gene encoding uncharacterized protein LOC107316901 isoform X2: protein MSQHKAALIHTKVVTGSWCCVLPRGEDVSEELSEEERSIARRAQRVALEVLEDALRKDRVLMKNLKDVVVLTGEGGEGWVERYAMLTERLLRSLIAQLQQAAFRKNPCKAGSYAYVKKNAWDRTIYLCPLFWQAPGELQKDSQPGTLIHEASHFLGLHDITYATASFRAGGGGTAICTDGHMPLSETLRKALLNANSIEYEFEIVLRHRQPYRGGCYGCCGETARNSICENALPWAGPACRPQSAAASTIGDIVQLALLPARDAMRRCLWDMRRVAEALGRQQRAVLVANITGGVVSVAGGVAAMAGLLLAPATLGNVLLLAAVGFGVSTAGSIASAAGTVSSSVGYLVRKGEAERLLEKFAAQAQAFTGCQEAVGRARRLLEVLGQEESLDVILGVFRVVAGLGRSVFNGSSALRVSMALAGAGPATSLAGTATYVLLGLCLALDIFFITKDSAHLHRGARSELAGSILVATAVLEREFSAIDEFCEKIRLILEEEE, encoded by the exons ATGTCCCAGCACAAAGCCGCCCTGATCCACACCAAGGTGGTGACGGGCAGCTGGTGCTGCGTGCTGCCCCGCGGCGAGGACGTGTCGGAGGAGCTGAGCGAGGAGGAGCGCAGCATTGCCCGGCGGGCACAGCGCGTGGCACTGGAGGTGCTGGAGGATGCGCTGCGCAAGGACCGCGTGCTGATGAAGAACCTGAAGGATGTGGTGGTGCTcactggggagggaggagagggctgGGTGGAGCGTTACGCCATGCTGACCGAGCGGCTGCTGCGGAGCCTcattgcacagctgcagcaggctgcCTTCCGCAAGAACCCGTGCAAGGCCGGCTCCTACGCCTACGTCAAGAAGAACGCGTGGGACCGCACCATCTACCTGTGCCCGCTGTTCTGGCAGGCGCCTGGTGAGCTGCAGAAGGACTCGCAGCCCGGCACGCTGATCCACGAGGCCTCGCACTTCCTGGGCCTGCACGACATCACTTACGCCACGGCCAGCTTCagggcgggcggcggcggcacGGCCATCTGTACAGACGGGCACATGCCCCTCTCGGAGACGCTGCGGAAGGCGCTGCTCAACGCCAACAGCATCGAGTATGAGTTCGAAATCGTGCTGAGGCACCGGCAGCCATATCGGGGTGGCTGCTATGGCTGCTGCGGGGAGACGGCACGTAACTCCATCTGCGAGAACGCACTGCCCTGGGCTGGGCCAGCATGCAGGCCCCAGAG CGCGGCCGCCAGCACCATCGGGGACATTGTGCAGctggccctgctgcctgcccgGGATGCCATGCGGAGGTGCCTGTGGGACATGAGAAGAGTGGCAGAGGCCCTGGGCCGGCAGCAGCGGGCAGTGCTGGTGGCCAATATTACCGGCGGGGTGGTGAGTGTGGCGGGGGGGGTGGCAGCCATGGCcgggctgctgctggcccctGCCACACTGGGCAacgtgctgctgctggcggcTGTGGGTTTTGGTGTCTCTACGGCTGGGAGCATTGCCAGCGCCGCCGGCACCGTCAGCAGCAGTGTGGGCTACCTGGTGAGGAAGGGTGAGGCTGAGAGGCTGCTGGAGAAGTTTGCAGCACAGGCACAGGCTTTCACAGGCTGCCAAGAGGCTGTGGGGAGGGCACGGaggctgctggaggtgctggggcaggaggagagccTGGATGTCATCCTGGGGGTGTTTCGGGTGGTGGCAGGGCTTGGGCGCAGCGTCTTCAATGGCAGCAGTGCCCTCAGAGTCAGCATGGCTCTGGCAGGAGCCGGCCCTGCCACCAGCCTTGCTGGGACAGCCACCTATGTCCTGCTTGGCCTCTGCCTGGCCCTGGACATCTTCTTCATTACTAAGGACTCTGCACACCTGCACCGTGGTGCACGCTCAGAGCTGGCGGGGAGCATCCTTGTGGCCACAGCCGTGCTGGAGAGGGAGTTTAGTGCCATCGATGAGTTCTGTGAGAAAATCAGGCTGattctggaggaggaggagtga
- the LOC107316901 gene encoding uncharacterized protein LOC107316901 isoform X1, producing the protein MLSTGRCPDPLPRRMSQHKAALIHTKVVTGSWCCVLPRGEDVSEELSEEERSIARRAQRVALEVLEDALRKDRVLMKNLKDVVVLTGEGGEGWVERYAMLTERLLRSLIAQLQQAAFRKNPCKAGSYAYVKKNAWDRTIYLCPLFWQAPGELQKDSQPGTLIHEASHFLGLHDITYATASFRAGGGGTAICTDGHMPLSETLRKALLNANSIEYEFEIVLRHRQPYRGGCYGCCGETARNSICENALPWAGPACRPQSAAASTIGDIVQLALLPARDAMRRCLWDMRRVAEALGRQQRAVLVANITGGVVSVAGGVAAMAGLLLAPATLGNVLLLAAVGFGVSTAGSIASAAGTVSSSVGYLVRKGEAERLLEKFAAQAQAFTGCQEAVGRARRLLEVLGQEESLDVILGVFRVVAGLGRSVFNGSSALRVSMALAGAGPATSLAGTATYVLLGLCLALDIFFITKDSAHLHRGARSELAGSILVATAVLEREFSAIDEFCEKIRLILEEEE; encoded by the exons ATGCTCAGCACAGGGAGGTGCCCTGACCCACTGCCCCGCAGGATGTCCCAGCACAAAGCCGCCCTGATCCACACCAAGGTGGTGACGGGCAGCTGGTGCTGCGTGCTGCCCCGCGGCGAGGACGTGTCGGAGGAGCTGAGCGAGGAGGAGCGCAGCATTGCCCGGCGGGCACAGCGCGTGGCACTGGAGGTGCTGGAGGATGCGCTGCGCAAGGACCGCGTGCTGATGAAGAACCTGAAGGATGTGGTGGTGCTcactggggagggaggagagggctgGGTGGAGCGTTACGCCATGCTGACCGAGCGGCTGCTGCGGAGCCTcattgcacagctgcagcaggctgcCTTCCGCAAGAACCCGTGCAAGGCCGGCTCCTACGCCTACGTCAAGAAGAACGCGTGGGACCGCACCATCTACCTGTGCCCGCTGTTCTGGCAGGCGCCTGGTGAGCTGCAGAAGGACTCGCAGCCCGGCACGCTGATCCACGAGGCCTCGCACTTCCTGGGCCTGCACGACATCACTTACGCCACGGCCAGCTTCagggcgggcggcggcggcacGGCCATCTGTACAGACGGGCACATGCCCCTCTCGGAGACGCTGCGGAAGGCGCTGCTCAACGCCAACAGCATCGAGTATGAGTTCGAAATCGTGCTGAGGCACCGGCAGCCATATCGGGGTGGCTGCTATGGCTGCTGCGGGGAGACGGCACGTAACTCCATCTGCGAGAACGCACTGCCCTGGGCTGGGCCAGCATGCAGGCCCCAGAG CGCGGCCGCCAGCACCATCGGGGACATTGTGCAGctggccctgctgcctgcccgGGATGCCATGCGGAGGTGCCTGTGGGACATGAGAAGAGTGGCAGAGGCCCTGGGCCGGCAGCAGCGGGCAGTGCTGGTGGCCAATATTACCGGCGGGGTGGTGAGTGTGGCGGGGGGGGTGGCAGCCATGGCcgggctgctgctggcccctGCCACACTGGGCAacgtgctgctgctggcggcTGTGGGTTTTGGTGTCTCTACGGCTGGGAGCATTGCCAGCGCCGCCGGCACCGTCAGCAGCAGTGTGGGCTACCTGGTGAGGAAGGGTGAGGCTGAGAGGCTGCTGGAGAAGTTTGCAGCACAGGCACAGGCTTTCACAGGCTGCCAAGAGGCTGTGGGGAGGGCACGGaggctgctggaggtgctggggcaggaggagagccTGGATGTCATCCTGGGGGTGTTTCGGGTGGTGGCAGGGCTTGGGCGCAGCGTCTTCAATGGCAGCAGTGCCCTCAGAGTCAGCATGGCTCTGGCAGGAGCCGGCCCTGCCACCAGCCTTGCTGGGACAGCCACCTATGTCCTGCTTGGCCTCTGCCTGGCCCTGGACATCTTCTTCATTACTAAGGACTCTGCACACCTGCACCGTGGTGCACGCTCAGAGCTGGCGGGGAGCATCCTTGTGGCCACAGCCGTGCTGGAGAGGGAGTTTAGTGCCATCGATGAGTTCTGTGAGAAAATCAGGCTGattctggaggaggaggagtga